In the Carettochelys insculpta isolate YL-2023 chromosome 6, ASM3395843v1, whole genome shotgun sequence genome, aagtaaaattaagtgctgaaaagtgtttttgaaaaatcagcTAGTTTTTATGTAGGTCATTTTGCCTACACCTACACAGCAGCGCTCTttctaaataaattattctggaatagctattctgaaatatctatagAAATTCAGCTGCTACACaaagaaatgcattttgaaacagcacttagtTGCTTTGAAATACCATCTAAATGcatacgctgtgtctacactacaaaaataactttgaagttgagcttctacacacaccctacttagaagtagggcactactccattcctgggaatggagcaaggaGTTCAAAGCTGTCCTTTGAAAAttgactttgaagtaagggaaaatatgtgtagactctctctgctggctacttcaaagttagttcctagtgtagatgcacccatagtgcctattttgaaataggtgctgttcagaCAAGGAAAGgtacttatttcgaaataagcactatcccatgtcttaacagcaactatttcaaaataactattttgtaaCAGGAACTATTCTTCCTGCAGTGAGGCTTACAGATTTCAACATAATGAACCTGCTGTTTGAATTTATTTTGGAAATAGCTGTTGTCTACACTAAGCAGATGctaagtgatttcaaaataactttgatgtgTAGCTGTAGGCCTTTTTGATTGTGCCACTAAGAAACTAGTAGGATTATGACATCACAGCAACAAGGAAATAAAATCTGATTTGATGTTTAAATGTTTAACACTTCTTTAACTTTGTCTTTCATACAGTTTGAAGAAAAGTCTGAATTATACTCTTCAATTGAGAGCTCCCAGCAAATTCTCAGTGAACCCTGGCAAGGCCAGAATAGACATACATGGGTTAAATAACATTTCTCAGCATCTGTAATCATAGGTTAGATGTCAggtgtttgttgtttttgttttttttaaacaaaaacaaagaaaaccagtACATAAACATTAAGCACACAGTAGACATGAAAAGTTAGATCCACATGCACAATAAAATCTGAAGCTTTATTTATTAGAATCTAACAAAAACACATGAGTTTCAGAGAAAATGAAGGACAGCATAAAACAAGCTATATCAGTAATGCAACAAAGCTGGAAACATCTGACTGTGGTTCTATAGTTAAACGTTACTCTGGTAAAAATAAATAAGCAAGGTCCTGAGTTTCACTATAACTGGATTACACTTAAGCACTAATACTGGTTTGAAAACGACAAAGTAGGCAGGGCAAAAATGTTTCAGCATTAAGGCAGCTGGATATTTAAAGTGGCTGGATATCATCACTAGCTGCTTTTAATGGGTGTATTGTCTAAATTATTTAGATATTTCAAATTGAAAATATGAATAACTTTAATAATGGTTGGAGGCAGTACATTAGAACTTCAGTGTTATGAATGCTGGAATTACAAACTGACAAGTAGATACACACTTCATTTGGAACTGGCATTcatgcagcagcagacagaagaggGAAAGAGCAAATATTTAGTTTTAGACTTTTGTGAGAACAGCCATGTTTTCTTCAGCATTGTAAACATTTCAGAGAAGAacacaacctccattcccaagcaGTTTGTAACTCTTAAATTCTACTGTATAGCAACAGGAGCAAAATATAATTTATAATTAGATAATGAGAAGCAGGCACTATAACCTGACAATTGTTAAGTTTGATTTGTTAGAAATTTCTTCCCCACATCCCTCAAGTGTTAGTAAGAATAGCAAGATTTCAATGAGTTTTGTCAATGTACCTATAAAATGCTTTTTTATAAATTAGCATTTAAATAGGAGACCATGTGTTACCTACATTAAGTTTTTCCATAGCCATATACTGTACTGTCAAACTTAAAATTTAATTGGTGCTTTTAGCAGCTTAAGCAATTTAGTACAACTCAAAATAAATACTAACATTCTACATTAAtccataatttaaataaaataacgcTATACATTTTACTGCAAATTTCAGTATGCTGCCGGACACACATTCAGATGCCATGTGAAGATTTTTCTGTAGCTTACATATTAACTAAATAAttctgtaggttttttttttgggacctctgtacttatagatgtcagtccctcctggaaatgctattgatctgataaagtgggtctgtcccatgaaagctcatcactgaataaatcactttggtagtcttttaaagtgctatattactgcagttttgttttattcCCTAGGTATATCTTGTAGGCAACCACCCACCACAAGAGGGCAACTTCATCACAGATCTGCCATTAACATTTCATTCAATTAAGGGCAGTTTTTGTGAAAACAAATTGAGGGAAACCAGTACACTTGCCATTGTCATGGTGTTGGCTAAATATTTGTGTGACAGGAATGGTTAGCTTTTACAGTTGTGAAATCAACTGTTAAATTAACCAAAGTGTTTTAGTATAATAAAGcattttttttgggggtggggggaagccctcCACTGTTAAAAGATGCTGAATACAAAGTTTTCAggtatattttttttccatcctatTTTGTCAAATTTCTCTTTTCCTGGACAGTATAATTCTGTAATATTTAGATGCCTGATTCAGATGTTAACTTTATTCACTATCTGAAAACTTCTCTGAACATTCTTTTAAAATAGCTAATAAATATTGCTTATAGCTATCACTAGACATTTTTCTTGTGAATATTTTTTCAGTTATAATGTGATCAGTTTCTGACTGGGTTTCAGAATTAGTCCACATACTAGCTAACAGAACAGTGTAGAGCTGGACAGGGTTTAGGGTGTTATCAAGTCAAATGCCAAGGTAAACCATGGCCGTCTCTGACAGGTTTTTGTCCAACGTGTATTAAAACCTCAAGTctggggattctacaacctccctggggAGCCAGTTCCAGAGTTTAACTAGCCTTATAGTTTTCCTACTTtgtaacctaaatctcccttgctgcagatttaGGCCATTATTACTTTTCCTGCCTTCACTGGATATAAAGAAAAATTGGTCACCTGCCTCTCTAATGGCCCTTAATCTATTTGACAACTGATATCTGGTCCTCCCTTAATTGTCTTAACTGTGCCAAATTTTTAACCTTTTCTCATAGATAagatttttaaaccttttttttttttttttttttttgctgtgttcTGGATTTTCCaaattgtccacatctttcctgacttGTGGTGTTCAGAATTGGACTCACTGCTCCACTTGAGGCCTCTCTAGCATCTAGCAGAGTGGGACCTGtacccctcttccccctccccccctaaaaaaaaaaaaaaaaaaaaaaaagaaaacttgctTATGGAAggcctgttaatgcattccagaatgtTAGCATTCTTGCATCAAAGTCCCATTGTTTGCTTGTATAAAATTTGTGTTCCACTAGAACTCTGTTCCTTCTCAAAGTAGTGTCACCTAGCCAGTTATTTCCCACTTCCTAACTGCATTAGATTTTTTCCTTCCAAAGTGAAGTACGCTGTACTTGTCTTCATTCCACTGTGTTGAATTCAGACCAAATCGTCAATGTCTCACTGTTGTTTTGCATTCTAATTCTTTCCTCCAGAATGTGTGCAGCCCCTCGTAAGAGTCAcctatgcatttttttttaaagaagtctctCCACTTCATCATTGTGATCAttactgaaaatattaaatagcagGAGATCCAGAAGTGACCCTTGCAGGACTCAACTAGATAAGGCTGCACCATCTTTTTGGACAGCAAACCATTGACAACTACTTTGAATATGGCCTTTCAATCAGTTGTAAATTCACCTTCTAGTAAATTGATTTAGACCACATTTTTCTTAGTTTATATTGGAGAATGTCATGTGGAACTCTGTCAAAagtctaactaaaatcaagatatatggGATCTTCCCTTCTATTTATTAGAACAATATCCCTGTTAGAGTGAAGTTTGGTTGATTTGGCAtgatttgctcttgacaaatctatgctggTTATTCTTTATAACCTATCATCCAGCAAGTGCTTACAAACTCATTGCTTAGGAATTTGTTTCAGTATCTTTCAAGTATTAATGTTAGACTGATTGGTATAGAATTCCTCATGTCCTGCTTGTTGCCTTTTTAAAGACAGGTATTACATTGGCCTttctccagttctatgagacctCACCCATCCTACAGAAGATCtcaaagataattttgaattgtGTAAAGATTGCTTAACCTAGTTTAAGAAGCTTGAAATGAATTTCATCAACTCCTGCCAATTTGAATACATTTAATTGATCAAAATATTGttgaacctgttctttccctgtttAGGCTTGTGTTTCTTCTTCCTTATTGTCAGTATTAATCATATTTGAGTATCTGGTCACTATTGGCCACCTTCTTGAAGACTGAAACAATCCAGATATTAAACACGTCAGTCTTGGTGATATCAGTTATTAGTAGAGAGCCTGTGccttcatttattttttcttgcGCCTAATATAGCTACAGAACTTCTTCTTACTGCCTTTTTATATCCCTTGCTGAGCATCACTGACTTGTGCTTTTGCCTTATTGATCTTTGTCTTCAAATGTCTGTGCTATTCTTTTTGTACTGATCCCTAGCTATCAGTTTTTCCGCCTTCTGTGGGATTCCTTTTTGATGTTCACATTCTTGAAAGAGCTTTCAATGGAGCCATATTGGCCTCTTAATTTTCTTCCTATCTTTCCTTCACTTTGGGATAGTTTCTTCCGCCTTCAATATTGTGTCCTTGAGAAACTCATTTCCTGAACCTCCTTTACCATTTGGATTTTTCTTCCCATGGGACTTTTACAAACTCAGAGCTTTTAGGTAGTCTCTGCTTGTTTGAAGCATAGTGTCTTTATTGTGCTGCCCTCCCTCCTTTCCGAACAATCTGTCATTTCCTTGATCACTTTCAATGAAATTGCCTTTGACTCTCAGATTTTGTACTAACTCCTCCCAGTCATTTGAAATCTGATCCAAAGTGCCTATCCCCAGCTACTTCCTACCCTTTTTGAAATTTCAACTTGATCCCAATACATTCCAAGGACTGTGCTTTACTATATTACTTTTCCAACAGCTATGTAGGTAGGTAGTGCCCCATTACTAGCTGCTCTtgtatttttcacatttttgtcTGTTCTAGAAATTTCTCTTCCACTTCCTTTCTCTCTGGTGATTTGTAGCTGACCACTACCTTGATGTTACAAATACTTTCTCCCCCATTTTATCTTTAACTGCTGTCTCCCACCTCCTTCAGGACCTACTTTGTTTTTTGCTACTCCTGTCCTACCCTTCCAAGCTATACCCCATATCAGTTTTTCAGTCATGAGACTTATCaatcaagtttctgtgatgccaattaaTTTGCCTTGATTGCTATATTCTGAATATCTAGGCAAAGCTCTAGTTTTAAAAGTTCATGTTACTCAGTATTCAGAACACTTGAACTATATGTGTCTCGTGCTCTCTGTCTTGAATACTGTATTCAGTCATACATAGGTGTGTGGTAGTGAGtttaagaaaacagcagaaaatgtGAACTATTCACTAACAAAATTTTGAATGAGTAATGCTGTTCACATCCTAGACCCCATATTCCAAAGATAACATAATTTGGTTAAATAGCTCTTTGAAAAGAGTGGGGAACACTTGTACTCAAGGGCGGGGGTTTTTGAAAGCATTCAGCATTGACCAAACTCTGTTCTCAACTTCTTACTATTGCCTTCCACAGAAGGAGAGTTAGGCCAacactgagcacttttgaaaatctcatgcTAAATATTTAGGGTAACTTAGAGATGCTataggtgggggggtggggaatgttttatgtgcaaatatttgaaaaatcGAAGAATAAATTAGGGGTTTTTGACACAAGAACTTGAACTTATGAACTATACCTTTGTGACGTGAATTTACCTAGCTTACAAAGATTACATCAAACAATTTGAAAGTACTATAAATCTCAATGAAATATGGATAAGCTGTAAAACTGAGGTATCTAAAATTGTGTAAAAGACTTTCAATATTGGCAGTATAGTTTCAGATATTAACACAGATCCCTCAGTAACTAACTTGGATTTGACTGCCATGCGAACTTGATAAACTGCAGTATGTAGTTTAGGAAAATGATTAAAATTTGCATATAATTTATCACAAAGACTTTATAAAGCTATTAGCTATCCTCGCATGATTTATTTGCCAATTTGTGTGCCATTGTGTACTAACTGAATTTGAACAACGCTAGGTATCCAAAGTGAGAGGCTATGGTCTTTGCAGGAACCATATTTCATTGTGTCGATTTGCAGCAGCTGGATTGGTATATCCTGCAACAATAAATATATTCTGCAAACATAGCTCAGGACTCTCCAGAAGTTCTGCCAAGAAGTTTATTTCTCTCATTATAGAGTCTTCATTGATGACCCCTCTGAAGCTCCTGCAACAATCAATTGTTAATTATAGTCTATACTTGTATTTCCTGTAGTCCTCTCTAAAACTGGAAGATTTTCTCTTCCCAGTGATTCTATGGTGACTCTCAATGACACTTCTGAATGTATGTATTTTAAGAATATTTTACTTAACAAATTGTAAATGTTGGGTTAGGTATAATGTTCCTGGTTGCCCTAGTCGTTCCATTTCTTTATGTAAAAAAGAATACAAGTAGAACTGTAACTGATTTACTTCAAAAAGTTAAATACTTCTGTAATCCCTGTCCACTCTATATAAGAGTTAGGTCCTGAGTTGATTTTTGCCTCTTGTTTTGAAACAAGTACTATTTTATAAAGATAACGCAAATTTTGATTTTCAATGTATTAGGTTATGACAAGTTCTAAAacgggtcagcaacctctggcacagGCGCCAACAGTGGCACACCAGCCGATTTCcagtggcatgtgaggtgggaggtcagctttgcccctcctcctccatgcagcgggcagcttgctcaaagccacttgtggattaacaaaagaccagctaatgcaacACACCCCCATGGTAAAGTTGAACATATTAATttagtaatgaagctgttgtaaataagacttagtaactttaaaaaagtcACCGACAGTTGGACAGCACATAGaagtcaaaatgtcaaattttggtACACTGCCTCTGAAAGGTTATTGACCCCCTGTTCTAAAAGCTATTTTAAGTGATAGGAAAAGACCTGTACTGCTTACAGCCTTACTAGAACCATGAATATGTTTCTTACCTAGTATAAACAACAGTAGGAGGCCACTCTTCAATAACTATATCAGAATCGTAAGGCTGAGGTGGCTGATTCTGCAGGTGTTCAGGCAGGTAGTATGCAACTGTCACTGAACGTGTAATCTCTGAGTGAGACTCGTTAGTATGCACTATTGTCACAATGGGTACAGTCATCCCCAAATACAATCCTGAAGAAAAATACATGAGCATCACTTTAGAGAACACAACAGACCTTTTTCACTCAATATATATGAAGCTGAAAAATTAACATTCTTAAGCTAAGCACAGATAAAGTACCGTAGGTGGGGAAGCTTCTATAACAATGGAATTCAGTAGGTTAAAGAAATGGTGGCTTTAGGTGCTTTTGGCTGGAGACAACTGTTAACTTTCTGCTGTGCCTTGGAATTAATGAAGTGTTCTGAGAGTCTTTCTCTCTCtagatcagggtttcctttcccaacctatgggctgGGACTCAAACATGGGTCACGATTACATTTCAAGAGGgttgtgggctgggctgggtggctccacatGTGGATCTTCAGAAGCCATTCagactcctgaagtggttctcaacttcttaattggattaacagccatcaggcaatTAAGCCAGTCAATTACagtgagaaccatttcagctgcagggcacaaaactgcatacctgaggagtagtgcccagctcaggtaaggtgggggctaGGGCCTGGGtctgaggctgggtgggagggcagagttgatcagcttcctggcttccagcctctgcaggaggtggggaccCCCAAACCCCCAGTAGGGTTCCTGCAGCTCGAACTGCAGGCAGGGCTCTTCCCCAGCCGCTTTCCAGCCATGCGGGTTGCCTCActtggtcctggctgggattcctgtggctggctctgccccagctggcttccagccatgggggtcgGGGGTTCCTGTCCCGGATTTGGCCAAGGTTCCCACGGTTGGTGCTGCTGCCAGGGTTCCATGCCCTAGGCGGCTTCCAGCTGTAGCGGTTGGGGGTTTCCCCTGTACcaccagggttcccatggctggcactgctggttggggctctgtgccccagatgcCTTACAGCTGTGGGGTGGAGATTCCCCACACTTGGGCGGCTGgcgctgccagctggagctccatgccctAGCCAGCTTCCAGGAGTgggggggtccctgtgcctcccctaaccccctccagcccctgggtgaCTCCTAAGCCCCTGAGTGTCACTGCTCTAGCctccttcagcccctgagtgtgactcccctggtccctgattgtggggtttaagccaaggggagcagtttggggatgtgtCTGTCCAACATCACAGCTTTGACTAGCTCTAGTAAATGTAGTGGTgttgttttatttctccttttctatgaaataactgtgTGAATATATAAGCATGAGGAGGCACAATTCTATATTCTTGTCTTGGGTGCAAACATAGCTGGTTATGgctctgcctccccttccccgccccgttttggaattgccttgggtcaccaagtcttcctgaattgtcagaatgggttcctgtctggaaaaggttgggaactgctggtctggATGTAGTGATGTTTGGCAAAGACAGGCTTGTCTGTACATGCAAGTTAATCACACAGTAATTGTGTGTGAATTTAAGCACATTAATTATTAACTCCTTATGTGGATGGTCTTCTGGAATTGGAGTACCTTTATCCGAATTCACTTAATCCACTTGGATTTTAAATAGGAGCATTTTTATTGCAGAATAGGAGCCTCAATACATGGAGTAGCACAGGAATAACTTCATGCATAGATAAGACCACAAAGACTGCTTTAACACTGACCGCTTGTCTCTTTAGGTTTACTACTCTAACAGATTATATTTATTACACACATGCCACTgataatttattttgcattttaacaCAGCCAAATGCAGAGTTACACATCTGGTAATGCAGGCCCATATGTACCAAATGAGGGACTGTATCCTGGAAAGTGCTAACTCGGGAAAAAAAGATTTAGGGCTTATAACAGACAGACAAGTCAATATGCGCTTCTAATAGGACATTGTGGCAAAAAGGGACAAATGCAATCATTGGATGAATAAACGGAATTAATAGGAAGGTGATATTACCCCTGTATATGGGTACTGATGaaattgatactgggccattttgtCTATTTCTGGTGTCCACATTTTAGAAAGGAAGTTGGAAAAACTGGCAGTGACTCTATTTTGAGGGAGAAACACTATGTACTAAAGAGCTTAGCAATGTATCAGAAAAAGGCACAAGACTGAATGTATGGAAGCTGAAACCAGATTGGAACTGTATTGGAAATTAGAGACCAACTTTTAAGAGCAAGGGTGGTTAATCATTGAACTACATTTCCTAACCAAGACTGGATATATTCCAGGACGAGGAAGATAGCTGGTGTTGGCTAAAACATATTTCAATCAGTATGAGGGTACTTGGGTAAAGTTAATAATCTGTATTATATCAGAGATCAGATTAGAAaatagatgatctaatggtcttTTGCTGTGCAAACTGACTCCAAGATTTTTTCAGTAGTATTCTGTTTAGAAATATTTGAACTACCAATATCCATGCAGCTGTtcaaaatgacttatttggtTAGAGCTGATTGTATacttggtgaaagaaaaaaaatcacaaatctgAGCCCATCAAAACTTGAAAGTGAGAAAGCACAATGGGAAGTGAAAGCTTGAGATCAGTCACTTTATGCTTTTGAAATGTTGGTGCAATGAGACacttaaggattttttttttttgggtggggggagtgtcTTGGTTTTTATATGCCATACAAAAAACCTGCCACAGGGAACTATATCTGCTGTAAAGTATTGTGTATTTGGAACTTGTTGGTTGGTGCAAATCAAACTAGAATTGAGGAGAGAGGCTGGAGCATAAATAGTAGATCTTCTATTTCAAAACTAGTATCTGTAGTTACCTGAAGAGTTTTGTTCACAGATATATTTCATAAGCTTCATGAATCCCAGACATATGCTCTGTTCATACTGTTCTTCTTGCATTTTAATACAAGCCCATTTGGCTTTTCCATACTGGCGCTTCTCGTAAAGCACTTCCCCAAACTGcggacaaaaaaaaatcagacaatgaATTGATATATTTGTTTGATGTTAAGCTTTGGGAATGGATAACGTACTTTTCATTGTTTAAGATGAGTAAGTCAAATTCTTTGCCTGTTTTGAAAGGTAATCAACTAATTGATTGGCatgatttgtaaagaacaaatcatgtcaaagcaaCCTAATTGCTGTCTTGTATATGATAACAAGCCTCATGGATAAGGaaaaagcagtagatgtggtatctAGAATTTAATAAAGTCTTGCATGGCCTTCTGATAAACACAACCTAGActgggctactatcaggtgggtgcataactggttgtaaaactgttcccagaaagtaaatataaatagtTCACAGTCATAGGGGAAGAGCACATAAggtgggattctgcagggatcagtttcaGGACCTGTTTTTTCAATATTGTCATAAGTTTAGATAATAGCCTAAAAACTACACTTGTAAAGTTTACGGATGATACCATGCTGGAGAGGGTTGTAAGTGTGTTGGAGGATAGGATTGTAATTCCAAATGAACAACCTGGCAATGGTCTGAGGTGgagaggatgaaattcaatagggacaaatgcaaagtattccacttaagAATGATCAGTCAATGTCATGTGTATAAAATAGGAAATGATGCCtaggaagtactgcagaaagagatcaaagggtcatagtggatctCAAGCTAAATGGGTCGATcatcattttgggatgtattaacaggagagttgtCAGTAAGACATGAGAGATAATTGCTCCACtatactctgtgctgattaggcctcagctggagaattctgtccagttctgagtgccaTATTTCAAAAAATATGGACAAATTAGAGACGATCCAgagaacagaggaaaaaaattacaggCCTACAAAGCGTACCAACCAAGAGAAGATTGAAACAATTAGATTTGTTCAgtctagaaaaaagaagactaagggGCCATAAAAgcttgttacaagaaggaggctGAAAAATGTTGTTGTTAACCTGTGATATtgggacaagaagtaatgggcttcaaattgcagcaaaggagatttaggatgggtgttaagaaaaacttcctgtcagggtgattgtctagggaggctgtagaatctgcactggagatatttaagagcagtttcAAACTTCAGCACCTGTTttcatccccccccacccccccacacacacacacctacctccCGTCCCTTGAGAGGCGTGAGGGCACTGTTGTGTTTTTGTATCCATGATTCTCAGTTGGGGGTCACATCtaatttttcttccccttctttctCACTTGGGGCCCAGGTCAGTgaggatttttttggggggggcttCTCATTTGTGTGTGGGCCcccaactgactttttttttttttttcccattggtcAGTGgctcaaaaaaggttccccacgtTTGGTTTACAAGGTGCTTAGTGCTGCCTGGAATGCAAGGGATtgtacttgatgacctttcaaggttctCTCCTATTCTGACTAAtatatcaaaccaaaaaagcagtaaatttTAAGTTACTCTGTTTACTGACTAATATCTGAGCAGGAGAAtggggaaaactttttttttccttttttgcttttcAGTTGTTAAATATTTAGTTCACTTGGCAGGTAGCTCAAACATAACCTTATGTAATAAGCATTGTCTTCTGAGAGAGAGTTATGTGCTAGCCACTTTTGTCAAGACTATTACACTGGTAAGCGCCAGAATTTTTTTGAGACTTAAAAACTGAGCAGGGCtatctgaagacttttttttaTGTTTTGCATCAAGTCTAATTGCTATCAGTGATTACATTGAAAAGGGCTATGGGTAACTTGATCAAAAACAGATTTATGTGGAAAGTAGTGACAAGTTAATATAACGTATGGTGACTTGTCGTTCAGTGAGTTTGCAATACTAAATTACaaactatgttaaaagaacattgaGTTTGCAAAGtcaagcgctgaaatgtatagcAATACCAGCATGACAAATGCTCTTAACAACCTTAATTTAGCTCCCTTAAGATGAAGGAGCATGGCTGGGTCTAATTACAGGAGACGCACTGCTTTTCCACAGGCCCTTTGCCTCTTTCAGAGCACCACGTGGGCAGTACTcaagctatgtccacactacagccatctgtcaataggcattgttggaagatattttccgacaaaacttctgttgacggattgcAGACGcacagcaaagcagattgaaaaagcgatctgctctgtcaacagagcagctggactgcccagccgttCTCTCAACGGAACAGCCGACTGGAAGTACAACACACACGGCTCATTGAGGGCTCCTGGGAGTGcacacatggctttttttcttaATCAATGGATTATAGTGAGAGAGGTGTTTTTGCCTCTTGTcagcagccctgggcctctcccccaaaagtgccaagttctgtctatttactgtagacagaatgcatttttagtgtggctgctccaggttttgtcaacaaacatggcattttgttgaccaagctctctagtgtaaatgtagctttaATGAGTATACAAATTGTTTTATCCTTGTTTTTGCAAGTATTGCCTTATGTCTTAACACCATGCTATTCCAACCCAGTTCTAAAGACTGTATTAATTTTCTCCTGAGCTTTTCTATAGAATTAATCATTGCAATGTCTGAGTGCTTTACAAA is a window encoding:
- the LOC142015089 gene encoding heme-binding protein 2-like, with the translated sequence MQQEALSCRMSGAGEPSAPGAITLEDLESMAEEQSPDAANHSNGSGQEDAEQERLLSYWQSVGRGHQVDVPRDMAQPIQQLTRNNQHQERESIPFTLIYRKEKFGEVLYEKRQYGKAKWACIKMQEEQYEQSICLGFMKLMKYICEQNSSGLYLGMTVPIVTIVHTNESHSEITRSVTVAYYLPEHLQNQPPQPYDSDIVIEEWPPTVVYTRSFRGVINEDSIMREINFLAELLESPELCLQNIFIVAGYTNPAAANRHNEIWFLQRP